The following are encoded together in the Serratia odorifera genome:
- the tsaD gene encoding tRNA (adenosine(37)-N6)-threonylcarbamoyltransferase complex transferase subunit TsaD, translating into MRVLGIETSCDETGIAVYDEHAGLLANQLYSQVKLHADYGGVVPELASRDHVRKTVPLIQAALKEANLTAADIDGVAYTAGPGLVGALLVGATIGRALAFAWNVPAVPVHHMEGHLLAPMLEDNPPAFPFVALLVSGGHTQLIAVTGIGEYALLGESIDDAAGEAFDKTAKLLGLDYPGGPMLSKMAQQGVAGRFTFPRPMTDRPGLDFSFSGLKTFAANTIRSNGDDDQTRADIARAFEDAVVDTLAIKCKRALEQTGFKRLVMAGGVSANRTLRAKLADLMQKRGGEVFYARPEFCTDNGAMIAYAGMVRLQSGANPALSVSVRPRWPLAELPAV; encoded by the coding sequence ATGCGAGTACTGGGTATAGAAACGTCCTGCGATGAAACCGGAATTGCAGTTTATGACGAACACGCCGGTTTGTTAGCCAATCAATTATACAGTCAGGTGAAGCTACATGCGGACTACGGCGGCGTAGTGCCGGAGCTGGCCTCGCGCGATCACGTGCGGAAAACCGTGCCTCTGATCCAGGCGGCGTTAAAAGAAGCCAATCTGACCGCTGCCGACATCGACGGCGTAGCCTACACCGCCGGACCTGGCCTGGTGGGCGCATTGCTGGTCGGGGCAACCATTGGTCGCGCGCTGGCGTTTGCCTGGAACGTGCCGGCGGTGCCGGTGCACCATATGGAAGGCCACCTGCTGGCGCCGATGCTGGAGGATAACCCGCCGGCATTTCCGTTTGTCGCGCTGCTGGTCTCCGGTGGCCATACCCAGCTAATCGCCGTGACCGGCATCGGTGAATACGCACTGCTGGGGGAGTCTATTGACGACGCGGCCGGCGAGGCGTTCGACAAGACCGCCAAATTGCTGGGGCTGGACTATCCCGGCGGGCCGATGCTGTCGAAAATGGCGCAACAGGGCGTTGCGGGGCGTTTCACTTTCCCGCGGCCGATGACCGATCGCCCGGGGCTGGATTTCAGTTTCTCGGGGTTGAAGACCTTTGCGGCCAATACCATCCGCTCCAACGGTGATGACGATCAAACCCGAGCCGATATCGCCCGCGCCTTTGAGGATGCGGTGGTGGATACCTTGGCCATCAAGTGCAAACGCGCCTTGGAACAGACCGGCTTCAAGCGGCTGGTGATGGCCGGCGGCGTTAGCGCCAATCGCACGCTGCGCGCCAAGCTGGCGGACCTGATGCAAAAGCGCGGTGGTGAGGTGTTCTACGCCCGTCCGGAATTTTGTACCGATAACGGCGCGATGATTGCCTATGCGGGGATGGTGCGGTTGCAAAGCGGCGCCAATCCGGCGTTGAGCGTTTCGGTGCGCCCACGCTGGCCGTTGGCCGAGCTGCCGGCGGTATAA
- the plsY gene encoding glycerol-3-phosphate 1-O-acyltransferase PlsY, translated as MSATALGMIIFAYLCGSISSAILVCRIARLPDPREHGSGNPGATNVLRIGGRLAAAAVLIFDVLKGMLPVWLAYELNIPPLYLGLTAIAACLGHIYPVFFHFRGGKGVATAFGAIAPIGWDLTGLMTGTWLLTVLLSGYSSLGAIVSALIAPFYVWWFKPQFTFPVAMLSCLILMRHHDNIQRLWRGQEGKIWGKFRKKKQDAAEVAAQDIKQEDDK; from the coding sequence ATGAGTGCTACCGCGCTTGGCATGATTATCTTCGCGTATCTGTGTGGCTCAATTTCCAGCGCGATCCTGGTTTGCCGGATCGCCAGGCTGCCCGATCCGCGTGAACATGGCTCAGGGAATCCCGGAGCAACCAACGTCCTGCGTATCGGCGGTCGCCTTGCGGCGGCGGCGGTGCTGATTTTTGACGTGCTGAAAGGGATGCTGCCGGTCTGGCTGGCCTACGAACTGAATATACCGCCGCTGTATCTCGGCCTGACGGCGATTGCCGCCTGTCTTGGCCACATCTATCCGGTGTTTTTCCACTTTCGCGGCGGCAAGGGCGTCGCCACGGCGTTCGGCGCCATTGCGCCCATTGGCTGGGATCTGACCGGGCTGATGACCGGCACCTGGCTACTGACGGTGCTACTGAGCGGGTATTCCTCGCTGGGAGCGATTGTCAGCGCGCTGATTGCGCCGTTTTACGTCTGGTGGTTCAAACCGCAGTTCACCTTTCCGGTGGCGATGCTGTCATGCCTGATATTGATGCGCCATCACGATAATATCCAGCGTCTGTGGCGTGGTCAGGAAGGAAAGATCTGGGGCAAGTTTCGCAAGAAAAAGCAGGATGCCGCCGAAGTGGCAGCGCAGGACATCAAGCAGGAAGACGATAAATAG
- the folB gene encoding bifunctional dihydroneopterin aldolase/7,8-dihydroneopterin epimerase, which yields MDIVFIEELTVITTIGVYDWEQTIRQKLVFDIEMGWDNRRAAASDDVNDCLSYADISDAVIQHVESGRFALVERVAEEISEMLLQRFKSPWVRIKVSKPGAVAHASRVGVIIERGTRPA from the coding sequence ATGGATATCGTATTTATTGAAGAACTTACCGTAATCACCACCATTGGCGTTTATGACTGGGAACAGACCATTCGCCAGAAACTGGTGTTCGATATCGAAATGGGCTGGGATAACCGTCGGGCCGCCGCCAGCGATGACGTCAATGACTGCCTGAGCTATGCCGATATCAGCGATGCGGTGATCCAACACGTTGAATCCGGTCGTTTTGCCCTGGTCGAGCGGGTCGCGGAGGAAATATCCGAAATGTTGCTGCAACGCTTTAAATCACCGTGGGTCCGTATTAAGGTCAGCAAGCCGGGGGCGGTTGCCCATGCTAGCCGCGTTGGTGTGATCATTGAACGTGGCACGCGTCCGGCCTGA
- the bacA gene encoding undecaprenyl-diphosphate phosphatase, with protein MADMHSLFVAFVLGVVEGLTEFLPVSSTGHMIIVGEWLGFTGDKAKTFEVIIQLGSILAVVVMFWRRLFGLIGIHFGGKPVAHEGHTAGRLKLGHILLAMVPAVVLGLVFHDVIKSLFEPKNVMYALVVGGFLLLAAEWLKPKKPRAVGLDDITYRQAFMIGCFQCLALWPGFSRSGSTISGGMLVGVSRYAASEFSFILAVPMMIGASGLDLYKSLHFLTLADLPMFAVGFVTAFVVALIAIKTFLTLIKRISFIPFAIYRFIVAAVVYMVFM; from the coding sequence ATGGCGGACATGCATTCACTGTTTGTGGCATTTGTACTTGGTGTGGTGGAAGGGTTAACGGAGTTCCTGCCGGTATCATCGACCGGCCATATGATTATCGTCGGCGAGTGGTTGGGCTTTACCGGCGACAAGGCCAAGACGTTTGAAGTAATTATTCAGCTCGGCTCGATTCTGGCCGTGGTGGTGATGTTCTGGCGCCGACTGTTTGGTTTGATTGGTATCCACTTCGGTGGCAAGCCGGTCGCGCATGAAGGCCATACGGCGGGGCGGCTGAAACTCGGTCACATCCTGTTGGCGATGGTACCGGCGGTGGTGCTGGGGCTGGTGTTCCACGACGTGATCAAGTCGTTGTTTGAACCGAAAAACGTCATGTACGCGCTGGTTGTCGGTGGTTTCCTGCTGTTGGCCGCAGAGTGGCTGAAGCCGAAAAAACCGCGTGCGGTTGGCCTGGACGACATCACCTATCGTCAGGCATTCATGATCGGCTGTTTCCAGTGTCTGGCGCTGTGGCCGGGCTTTTCACGTTCCGGTTCGACCATTTCCGGCGGGATGCTGGTGGGTGTCAGCCGTTATGCCGCGTCCGAATTTTCCTTCATTCTGGCCGTACCGATGATGATCGGCGCCAGCGGCCTGGATTTGTACAAGAGTCTGCATTTCCTGACGCTGGCCGACTTGCCGATGTTCGCGGTCGGCTTCGTCACCGCCTTTGTGGTGGCGCTGATAGCGATTAAAACCTTCCTGACGCTGATTAAACGTATCTCGTTCATTCCGTTTGCCATTTACCGCTTTATCGTGGCGGCGGTGGTGTACATGGTATTCATGTAA
- a CDS encoding multifunctional CCA addition/repair protein, producing MKTYLVGGAVRDRLLKIPVFDHDWVVVGATPEELLALGYQQVGRDFPVFLNPNTHEEYALARTERKSGQGYTGFVCHAAPDVTLEEDLQRRDLTINAIAQTTDGELVDPYHGVDDLNARVLRHVSAAFGEDPLRVLRVARFAARFAHLGFTIAPETAALMRQMTDSGELSALTAERVWKETEKALQSDNPQVYFQVLRDCHALQVLFPEIDALFGVPAPEKWHPEIDTGVHTLMTLAIAARLTPEIDVRFAALCHDLGKGLTPKQYWPHHHGHGPAGVRLVEQLCQRLRVPNPIRDLSKLVAEYHDLIHTVNKLRPETLLKLFDAIDVWRKPQRLEQMILTSEADARGRTGFEENPYPQGDYLREAYRVALGVAVKEVVDSGFQGLAIRDEVKRRRQQALAQWKSAQDGEAPQA from the coding sequence GTGAAAACTTATCTGGTCGGCGGCGCAGTGCGCGATCGCCTTCTCAAGATACCGGTCTTCGATCACGATTGGGTGGTGGTCGGCGCCACGCCAGAAGAATTATTGGCTCTGGGCTACCAACAGGTCGGCAGAGACTTTCCGGTATTCCTCAACCCCAACACGCACGAAGAGTATGCGCTGGCACGCACCGAGCGGAAATCCGGCCAGGGTTATACCGGCTTTGTCTGCCATGCCGCGCCGGATGTGACGCTGGAAGAGGATTTACAGCGTCGCGATCTGACCATCAATGCCATCGCACAAACCACCGACGGTGAACTGGTTGATCCCTATCACGGCGTCGACGATCTGAATGCCCGCGTATTACGCCACGTTTCCGCTGCATTTGGCGAAGATCCGCTGCGCGTGCTGCGCGTCGCGCGTTTTGCCGCCCGCTTCGCCCACCTCGGTTTCACCATCGCGCCGGAAACTGCCGCCCTGATGCGTCAAATGACCGACAGCGGCGAGCTGTCGGCGCTCACCGCCGAACGGGTGTGGAAAGAGACCGAGAAAGCCCTGCAGAGCGATAATCCGCAGGTGTACTTCCAGGTGCTGCGCGATTGCCACGCGCTGCAGGTGCTGTTCCCGGAAATCGATGCGCTGTTTGGCGTGCCGGCTCCCGAAAAATGGCACCCGGAAATCGATACCGGGGTGCATACGCTGATGACGCTGGCTATTGCCGCACGGCTCACTCCGGAGATAGACGTACGCTTCGCCGCACTGTGTCACGATCTCGGCAAGGGGCTAACGCCAAAGCAATACTGGCCGCATCATCACGGCCACGGACCGGCGGGGGTACGTCTGGTGGAACAGCTGTGCCAACGGTTACGGGTGCCAAACCCGATCCGCGATCTGAGCAAACTGGTGGCTGAATACCACGATCTGATTCATACCGTAAACAAACTACGGCCAGAAACCCTGCTGAAACTGTTCGATGCAATTGACGTGTGGCGCAAGCCACAGCGGCTGGAACAGATGATCCTCACCAGCGAGGCCGATGCGCGCGGTCGTACCGGTTTTGAAGAAAACCCCTATCCGCAAGGCGATTACCTGCGCGAAGCCTATCGGGTCGCTCTGGGGGTGGCGGTAAAAGAGGTGGTCGACAGCGGTTTCCAGGGGCTGGCAATCCGCGATGAAGTGAAGCGACGCCGCCAACAGGCACTGGCGCAATGGAAAAGCGCGCAGGATGGCGAAGCGCCACAGGCGTAA
- a CDS encoding PTS transporter subunit EIIC, whose translation MGMVSGFIKSLSKLSMIGRALMLPISLLPAAGLLLAFGDKFHLPLMMNAGGVIFDNLPLLFAIGSAVGLAAESGIAALSAAVSVFIVNVTIGTLLHITPEMAASGGKYALVVGIPTLQMGVFGGLICGILAAWCYNRFHTLQLPEFLGFFSGKRFVAIATALLSFLLGMVLPWVWQYIQSAIDALSLVVNGDNQALSTFIFGLTERALIPLGLHHIWYPSFWYSFGDYTTQTGQVIHGDQTIWFKMLAEGVKSFSSDSYHDAGKFMQGEFPLMLFALPAACLAMYHEANSKNKKIASGILFSAALTCFLTGITEPVEFTFIFVAPILYVFNAIMAGLAYMCMYLLHAHIAKSFSAGLIDYISFGILPSFNGYQTNFLSAVIVGVPMALIYYFTFRFVIRRFNVKTPGRTDVMSEANDKTDRELATEIIALVGGVENISSVGSCITRLRLEVKQGERVDKDGLNAVGARGVVFVGDRGVQVIFGARAQFIAQTMATLTGK comes from the coding sequence ATGGGTATGGTATCCGGTTTTATCAAGTCGTTATCGAAACTCTCAATGATCGGTCGGGCGCTGATGCTGCCGATTTCACTGTTGCCGGCCGCCGGTTTGCTACTGGCATTTGGCGATAAATTTCATTTGCCGTTGATGATGAACGCCGGCGGGGTGATTTTTGACAATCTGCCGCTGCTGTTTGCCATCGGCTCGGCGGTCGGCTTGGCGGCCGAGTCCGGCATTGCGGCGCTGTCTGCCGCCGTCTCGGTATTTATTGTCAACGTCACCATCGGCACACTGCTGCATATAACGCCGGAAATGGCTGCCAGCGGCGGTAAATATGCCCTGGTGGTGGGCATCCCCACGTTACAGATGGGCGTATTTGGCGGGTTGATCTGCGGTATTCTGGCCGCCTGGTGTTATAACCGCTTCCATACGTTACAACTGCCCGAGTTCCTTGGTTTTTTCTCTGGGAAACGCTTTGTTGCCATCGCCACCGCATTGCTGTCTTTCCTGCTCGGCATGGTGTTGCCTTGGGTTTGGCAATATATCCAATCGGCGATCGATGCGCTGTCGCTGGTGGTCAACGGTGATAACCAGGCGTTATCGACCTTTATTTTCGGCCTGACGGAGCGCGCGTTGATTCCATTGGGCCTGCATCATATCTGGTATCCGTCGTTCTGGTATTCGTTCGGCGATTACACCACGCAAACCGGTCAGGTGATTCACGGCGATCAGACCATCTGGTTTAAAATGCTGGCGGAAGGCGTGAAGTCCTTCAGCAGCGACAGCTACCACGATGCCGGCAAGTTCATGCAGGGCGAGTTTCCACTGATGCTGTTCGCGCTGCCGGCGGCCTGCCTGGCGATGTACCATGAAGCCAACAGCAAGAACAAGAAAATCGCCTCCGGTATTCTGTTCTCTGCGGCGCTGACCTGTTTCCTGACCGGGATTACCGAACCGGTGGAGTTCACCTTTATCTTTGTCGCGCCGATCCTTTACGTGTTTAACGCCATTATGGCGGGGCTGGCATACATGTGCATGTACCTGCTGCATGCACATATCGCCAAATCCTTCTCCGCCGGGCTGATTGACTACATCTCGTTCGGCATCCTGCCGTCGTTCAACGGTTATCAGACCAACTTCCTCAGCGCGGTGATTGTCGGGGTGCCGATGGCGCTGATTTACTACTTCACCTTCCGCTTTGTTATCCGCCGTTTTAATGTCAAAACGCCGGGGAGAACCGACGTGATGTCCGAGGCTAACGATAAAACCGATCGCGAACTGGCGACCGAGATTATCGCCCTGGTTGGCGGTGTAGAAAATATCAGCTCGGTCGGCTCTTGTATTACCCGCCTGCGGCTGGAGGTCAAACAGGGGGAGCGGGTTGACAAGGACGGCCTTAACGCCGTTGGCGCCCGTGGCGTGGTGTTTGTCGGCGATCGGGGCGTTCAGGTGATTTTCGGTGCGCGCGCACAGTTTATCGCGCAAACCATGGCGACCCTCACCGGCAAGTAG
- a CDS encoding TIGR04211 family SH3 domain-containing protein, with amino-acid sequence MQKLRLICLAVLSLSITWGAHAEDKRYISDELNTYVHSGPGNQYRIVGTLNAGDEVTLLSVNDSTKYGQIRDAKGRSVWIPLDQLSETPSLRTRVPELEQQVKTLTDKLANIDNSWNQRTAEMQQKVAASDGTISGLQQENQELKNQLVVAQKKVNAVNLQLDDKQRTIILQWFMYGGGVAGIGLLLGLLLPHLIPRRKNNNRWMN; translated from the coding sequence ATGCAGAAATTACGCCTAATTTGCCTCGCCGTGCTGAGCCTCAGCATCACTTGGGGCGCACATGCCGAAGATAAGCGCTATATCTCCGATGAATTGAATACTTACGTACACAGCGGCCCAGGTAATCAATACCGTATTGTCGGCACGTTGAACGCCGGCGACGAAGTCACGCTGTTAAGTGTGAATGACAGTACCAAATATGGCCAGATTCGCGATGCCAAAGGCCGCAGCGTGTGGATCCCGCTCGACCAGCTCAGCGAAACCCCCAGCCTGCGCACCCGAGTACCGGAACTGGAACAGCAGGTGAAAACCCTTACCGACAAGCTGGCGAACATCGACAACAGCTGGAACCAGCGTACGGCGGAAATGCAGCAGAAAGTGGCCGCCAGCGATGGCACCATCAGCGGGTTGCAGCAGGAAAACCAGGAGCTGAAAAACCAGTTGGTGGTTGCACAGAAAAAAGTCAACGCAGTTAACCTGCAACTCGACGACAAGCAGCGCACCATTATCCTGCAATGGTTCATGTACGGTGGCGGCGTAGCCGGTATCGGTCTGTTGCTTGGCCTGCTGTTGCCACACCTGATCCCACGCCGCAAAAACAACAATCGCTGGATGAATTGA